In the Hevea brasiliensis isolate MT/VB/25A 57/8 chromosome 8, ASM3005281v1, whole genome shotgun sequence genome, GAATCTGACCTGACAACATGTTGTGAGAAAGATTAAATTGTCGAAGACCTCTTAGTGAACTTAGAGGTGAAGGAACAGAGCCTCGAAACAAGTTGGCACCCATGTCCAAGAATTCTAGACTAATACAACTGCTAAGACCACTAGGAATCACTCCTGATAACATGTTCTCAGAAAGGCTTAGGTATCCCATAGTTTTTGAAGTTCCTACTTCTACGGGAATGGAACCTGACAAATGATTTCCGGATAAGTCAAGGCCCAATGATAAAGGGGAAGATCCAAAAATTTGTGGAGGTATGGGACCACTAAGATTGTTATTTGAAAGATCTAATTTTAGCAAATTTTTGCAATTCTCAAGACTCGAAGGGATCATGCCTTGAAGCTTATTAAAAGATAAATCCATGTGAATTAGATTTGTCATGTTTCCTACAGAGGAGGGAATAGATCCTGAGAAATCATTTTGACGAAGAGACAATACTCCCAGATTTAGAAGCTTTCCAATGCTAGAAGGAATGCAACCTGACAGGTTGTTCTCTGATGCAGCCAGAATTTCCAATGAAACACAATCACTTATTCTAGCCCCTATGTTTCCAAATATTTGATTTTGATTTATGAAAATCATTTGGAGCTTTTTGGAAAAGTTGCAGAATTGTTCAGGCAGCTTCCCTCCAAAGTTATTATGGTCAATACCTAATAACCGTAAATTGGTGGCATTAGTCAAAATGGAAAGAAACTCCAGGTCATCAGCTTTCCCACTTCCTAAATGGTTTTCATTAACTGTTAACCGCCGAAGCCTATGCAGCTTCTCAAGAGAAGGCACTCTTCCGATAAAATTATTTATGGCTAACTGAAGCACTTCTAGACTTGAGGCATTTGAAATTGACGTTGGAATAGACCCTGTTAATTGGTTACTTGAAATGGAAAAGAATTGGAGATTTGGAAGAGAGAAGCCTAAGCTCAAGGGAAGACCACCTTCTAAGTTGTTGAATCCCACGTCTATAGACTCAATCAAAGAGAGGTTGAAGAAGGAGGGAGGGATAGTGCCCAAAAACTGATTTACAGGCAAGGATAAAAGCCTTAGATTCATCAATTGGCCTAAATTATCAGGGATAACCCCAAGCAAACTATTACTCATCGCATCCAGTTGCTGAAGAGAAGAAAGATTGCCCAAAGATGGTGGGAGAGTCCCTATTAAATTATTGGTGGCTAAAAGGATATCTTTGAGCTTCAGCAAGGAACCAAGCCCCGGAGGTATTCTCCCTACCAGATTGTTATTTTGCAAATAAAGTGAAACAAGATTAGAGCAATTAGATATGCTAGCAGGAATTTGACCACCAAATGAATTATTGTAAAGAGACAATACTTGCAATCTGCACAAATGGCCAATCTCAGTGGGAATCTCATGGCTGAAGCTATTGTTTTCAAGGTACAACTTCCTTAAAAAGCTCAAATTACCAACATGTGGTGATATGGAACCTGAAAGTTTGAGGGAGCTGAGGTCTAACATTGTGACCCTCTGCTGCCTACGCCCACATGTGACGCCATACCACTGGCAGAAGTGAAGGGTGCTATTCCATGAGCTCATGACCCCAAAATGGTCATCAGTTATTTTGGCCTTGAGTTCCAGCAAAGCAAGTCGATCTGTATAGTTGTTCCTATGGATGGCAAAGGCCTGAAAGCTGAGGCAtaagaaatgaaaaataaaaatgaggcgTAAGGATGAGAAAGATACTGACAAACTTCTGAAAGAAAGCCCCATATATGCTGTTTGAGACTTTCCGAGAGCAAAGATTGGTTGTGGATGGTAGTTAAAGTCATTAAGTATAAAGCATATTTATAGAGAtgagatatgtgtgtatatatatgtaagcaatgattttattaaataaaGACTAAGATAACAACTGAAAGCATGGAAATCCATCATATAGCATCAGTCGCTTTCAAGTTCCTCTTGCTTTTGTTGAAACTGATTTAATCTTTGTAATTCAAACGTTCATATGATTAAAGTCACTGGACGGAACCAAGCTCACCTAAAATTTGAAATTGCACAATCATGGGGTTGCAAGATATggatttgtgttttttttttttttttagacccACAATACCTCATCACCACCATATAAAATCTAGAATGCATTTAATTTAAATTCGATTAGgttattaaattcatttttatataaACTCGAGTTTATAAAAGTCACAACTTATaatttagttgattgattattgcTCTGAGAAGCTGATGGACCCGAGAAAATGGGCGTCTTCAAGCCAGGCAAAGTGGTCAAAGGACATTGGCAACTAAACGCAAAGGCAGGAAAACATTAATGAAGTAAACTATTGCAAATTTCCCATACAAATTAAGAATGATACCAATTCAAAGCTTTAATTATGATACTTGAGTTGGAGGATCAGATGCTAAGCTACGAAATTACAGATAGATAGATTGATCGATAATAGACAGGAATGGAAATAGCAAGTAAACTCGTCCACTTTGTATTAGCATAGCAGAGTCTGCGCTGGATGATTCTCCTCAGTTGCTAATTCCGTTTGGTTTTCTTCTTGTCATCTTGTTAAAATACTATTAAATATTACAACCCCGCATTTGATTTTTAAACAgtgattaataaaataattgaataatcttGTTAATTAACTAAATTACTTATTatctcataaaaaaattacataaatatttattatagtatttaGTAAAGATAAAAGTAAAATTTGACAAATAAAATGGACAgaaatagtaattatttataaataaaataacataattaataatattgtttaaaattattgccatatttatatcttatatttcTTCTCATATTTATTGGTCAATATTAAAAGGAAGCAAAATTTGGaaaagattttaattaaatttaaaataaattaaacttttttatttaaattaccaTTATCAACGATTGTTAAAtaacttattaaaatataaaatcataTCAAGAAAACATGTTAGTGATACACTCTTATAGAGGTATGCATTATTcacttattattttttatataattattttttaatattaataaatatttaattgtttataatcaaataactttttaaaaaacattttatatatatatatatatatatatatatatatatatatatatatatatatatattaagaattATTTTGGTTCAAAACTTTCAAGGCAATCAAAGTCACCAAAAGTCTAACAGCCCATTGACGTTGTTTGTAAGGGCTTTACCTGTTGATCATGTTCGATAGCTATGGAtagtatttaataattaataattgataatatatattatatattatcaatcattaattgttaaatattatatattatcaatcattaattattaaatattatacatAACTATCGGACATGATCAACAGGTAAGGCGGCCATGATCAACAGGTGAAGGCTTTATctgttaaatattatatattatcaatcatTAATTATTAAATACTATTCATAGCTATCGGACATGATCAATAGGTAAAGCCCTTACctgttaaatattatatattattaaccATTAATTATTAAATACTATACATAGCTATCGGACACGATCAATAGGTGAGGCCCTTACAAACAACGCTCCGAATGGGCTATTAGACTTTTGGTGACTTTGGTTGGCTTGAAAGTTTTGAGCCAAAATaattcttaatttattaaaataaaatttttattatataatgatGTGATGAATaatttgaataaacaatcatCCCAAATAACATTACTTAATTAAGATAGCAAGTAAAGTCCACTTTGTGACATCAGATGAAGAATTCTTTATCCACAACAGACAAACCCATGGAGGCATCGAAGACCAACAAAGTTTTGAGTTACTCACTCAAGAGTAAGCATCTTAACTCACAAGGGATTCCTAGTCCAACAAACAACTGAAGTCTGAGATATCTAGAGATCAAGTCGTATTTTAACTCAAACTCCTAATTCAGATAAGAATCAAATTTCATGCCTATATATTTAGGGACTTCTAAGTACATACACTctaatatttatttctttcatttatttattctttAGTTTCCATTAGTGACTTAAACATCAGAAAGATTGTCTAAACCAATCACTtgttttcttcttattttgcaaatcCATAATCGTGGAGATTTCTCAAACAACATCAGATTTAatttaaatgttttaattttaatgtaaaatttaaaaaagtaaaagtaatttatttaaaaatttaatattttgacTCAAAATGATTTATAATTtacaaattgatttgaaaatgGTTTGGTCCTTAATCTTTAATTGAACTGCATATCATCCCGTTATCAAATCCTTAATTGAACTTGGCAAAATCGGATTCATCAAAATCTTGACTTGAATGATTCAATCATTAAGCCGatacataatttaaaaattaataatcttaaaaatttaaatataaatctaaaaatttttaagtACTGAAATGAATATATTTATTACTAAATAACTTGAAATAAGATGttatttaattataacattttaatttGCAATagcaatatattttataaaatatgatttttagttatttttattttttagtataTACATTAATATTTATTGTATAAATATTAAGAAgatacttatttaatttttattaaaataatattatttcgagtattacttttttttttaataagcaaaagttgattttattaataatattattcccAACAAGACATTGCGAGGAAAGGAAGATAATAGAGAGGAGGTTGTAGGCTAAGATAGGGATGTAAATGAGCTAAGCCGCTTACGAGCTGCTCGAGGTTTGATTCGATAAAAGCTCGGTTCGGTGAAACTCGTTTAGAAATGTACCAAGTCAAGCTTAATTTTTAGGTTTGTTTAATGAATGAGTTGAGCTCAGACTTTAGAGTATTCAGCTCATTAAAGCTTATTAGCCAGCTCGTTTATGGGCTCGCGATTCAACTCGAGAGTACACTCGTTAAGTAGGTTCATGAACAAACTTGgttgtaaaaatatttatattagttattatatttcattatattataaatatttattattttatttatgaatattctaaaaataatatattatttaaaattataatgtaatcaatacataatatataaaatgtattattaaatatagttatttatagtttaaattttattttttatgaaaattaagttttttttatatGAGAGCTAATTAAAATTACATAGTTTAAATTTCATATCCCTAAACCTAAAACTCCCTATATAAATCAGTTGAGCTATTCGCAAATTGCTCAAGAGTAAATTTGATAAAAAGCCTGATTTGGCTCAGCTCCTTTAGAGCTCATTTTCTAAATGAGCCAAGCTTGAGCTGATGAATATTAGGCTTGAACTTGATACGAGTTAAGTTCGAGCTTGGCtcgaatttgaaaaaaattttaatgaaccaaGCTTATTAAATTCTTTTAAGTTCGGCTCAGCTTGGTTTGTTACACCCCTAGTGGCAGATAATGACTTTGACTCATCAGAAGATTGGATTACTGTTAGATCAGGTTGAAGAAAATGTATAGACTGTTGGATTTCAATGTAAAGATTATGAAATAAAAGAAGTtggcagattttttttttcttaaatactctgttggCTCAAGGaactctgtttttttttttttttcaaagtcaAAAACATGAAAGAACTGAATTattttgaaagaattgaaaaacatgaaataaaataaagaaacgaAACATCCCTGGTATTATCTTTTCAAAGACGGTGCTCTTGCCTCAATAAGCACATAATTATCACTTAATCTGCATCTCCCAATTcgtaagaaaagaaaacaaaacttTTGGAGCCAAATAAGCAAACAGAGTACTAACTATACAAAGCAAGAAGCAGCATTACAAAcatatagttaacttcaaaaagaTAGAAAGATGTTATATATGCTTCAGGGTGATTGACCAGCATCTTCAATCCGAGTCATCAACCTTGTGCACCTGAGATAGAAAATAATTAGATTTCTAAACTATCTTGCTTCTATTTAAGAAATATGTAATTTAAGTTACAAAGAAAATTCAATTTCTTTTAATATCTTATCAGCAGGGGACAGAGATTTTGATAATTGCATAATAAGTTGGATCTTTTATATCAATAGGAGGACAGCGTTATTTACCTGCCACTTGAATTGTACTCACCGTTCTCCTCTCCCTTGGTAGTCGAGTTCCcacaaatttatttttgaaagagGAGAGTTGAGATACAACATCACTGAAATTCATGCACTCTTGTGGGGATTTAATAGAACAAAAGATTccaattttaaaaatgaaaatcaaGCATCCAGTGAATATATTGCTTCATTTGTTCCTTAAATCTTGGTCATTGAGTTGCATTTGAAGAATATTTGGATCTATGACTTGTGTCACTTGTTCAAGCAATGCTCTCTTTACAAAATTGTGAAGGCTTAAACCCTCTTTAAACATGTCATCGGTGGGACTCCTTCCTGTGAACATCTCCAATAATAGTATTCCAAAGCTAAATGTGCCACCATATGTCGATACTTCACTTCTTATGCCATTCTCTACAACACACACAACAAGATGTAGTTAATTGAATTGCTTAGAAAAATATCATCTACagctaatttatatatatatatataaagcaaaaaAGTATTTTCAAAGAAATGATATATAACACTTTCGTTAAAAAGTTTGTTATTTGTCACTTTTCATAAACACTgtcctttatactaattattatttaatttttttatttttcttttaattattattatttataatactactttAATATTTAaggtttaaattatttttttctttaaaattttttcacCTGAGTGCTCTCAAATCCTTTTTGGATTTgctctatttttttattatttctttaaaaaattattagttatcattctcaaaatttatttatttaaatatatttaattaatatttatttaattattaatttttttataaatttcttatttaatatttcttaaagttttgaatattttatttcgtTATAATTATATATAGAATGCAATTATAACTCATATTTTAATTATCcatattttaatatcattaattttcaacataattatttttaattttaattaaatatctatatttttatgcataaattatctttcaattatatttttatatagaaatagAATTTCAAAGATATATTACAAATATGATTGTATCGAAAATTTAGttataaataaaaatgataaaaaaattaaaattaccaAATTATGGAATCTGTcttttgaaaattaatatatattttaatatttattatattaatagaaaatgatgatattttaaaattttaatttttatgaaatatagttattttatattataaattgatgtaaaatgataacaatttttgtcaaagaattattttatcaaaaatatatcatattaataaaaaaattatacttagatatagtattttaaaaaaataatgcaatagaatgttatttttaattaataacaatgttatatattttcattattattaaaattaaataattcaattcattattagtaatttaataatttttattatattaataaaaaaattatatttatatattttcaaataatattattttctcattaatctaatatttttgtaatttacaaaaaataaatatcgatttacataaattatgagataaaatataaaaatttcatgacatttaaattattttttgaataaagta is a window encoding:
- the LOC110652869 gene encoding probable LRR receptor-like serine/threonine-protein kinase At3g47570; protein product: MGLSFRSLSVSFSSLRLIFIFHFLCLSFQAFAIHRNNYTDRLALLELKAKITDDHFGVMSSWNSTLHFCQWYGVTCGRRQQRVTMLDLSSLKLSGSISPHVGNLSFLRKLYLENNSFSHEIPTEIGHLCRLQVLSLYNNSFGGQIPASISNCSNLVSLYLQNNNLVGRIPPGLGSLLKLKDILLATNNLIGTLPPSLGNLSSLQQLDAMSNSLLGVIPDNLGQLMNLRLLSLPVNQFLGTIPPSFFNLSLIESIDVGFNNLEGGLPLSLGFSLPNLQFFSISSNQLTGSIPTSISNASSLEVLQLAINNFIGRVPSLEKLHRLRRLTVNENHLGSGKADDLEFLSILTNATNLRLLGIDHNNFGGKLPEQFCNFSKKLQMIFINQNQIFGNIGARISDCVSLEILAASENNLSGCIPSSIGKLLNLGVLSLRQNDFSGSIPSSVGNMTNLIHMDLSFNKLQGMIPSSLENCKNLLKLDLSNNNLSGPIPPQIFGSSPLSLGLDLSGNHLSGSIPVEVGTSKTMGYLSLSENMLSGVIPSGLSSCISLEFLDMGANLFRGSVPSPLSSLRGLRQFNLSHNMLSGQIPEFLKGFSSLELLDLSYNNFEGTVPIEGVFKNATATFVAGNKNLCGGVPELGLPPCKLQPSKKGLTKTLKIIISTVSVVIGAALLLVFLFVCLPSKREAKSFAASPGEKQLNLSYQSLLRATNGFSSDNLIGTGNFGSVYKGIIDQEGIVAVKVFKLMNPEAASKSFITECEVLRNVRHRNLIKVLTACSCVDYHGNDFKALVYEFMVNGSLDSWLHPTFGLDEAPKTLNVLQKLDIAIDIACALEYLQHYCGTPIVHCDLKPSNILLNEEMTAHISDFGLVKFLSDVNPHCSTNQSSSIGVRGTIGYCPPEYGMGSPVSTSGDIFSFGILLLEMFTGKRPTDHMFKEGMNLHNFVKRALPEQVTQILDPKDNLPHIQSNANATSVHNHNLGNMRNNMFIECLISIFEIGISCSAESPQERMNIGDIVAQLSSIKKKILGTQLPC